In the genome of Bradyrhizobium sp. CIAT3101, one region contains:
- a CDS encoding acyl-CoA dehydrogenase family protein, with product MDFALTDQQEAIRDAIAKICEAFPDAYWLKKDHDGGFPHDFHKALADAGWLGICVPEEYGGSGLGITEAAIMMRTIAESGAGMSGASAVHINVFGLNPVVVFGTEEQRKRMLPPMVEGREKACFAVTEPNTGLNTTQLKTRAVAKNDRYIVNGQKVWISTAQVAHKILLLARTTPLEDVRSPTHGLSLFYTDFDRNRIKVHEIEKMGRKIVDSNELFFEDFEIPMEDRIGEEGKGFQYILEGMNPERILIAAEAVGLGKLALSRATEYAKTRVVFNRPIGKNQGIQHPLAVNWVELEAAWLMVMQAAWQYDKGLPCGAGANAAKYFAGEAGYHACEQAVMTHGGFGYAKEFHVERYLREVLIPRIAPVSPQLALSFIAEKVLGLAKSY from the coding sequence ATGGATTTCGCGCTCACCGATCAGCAGGAAGCCATTCGCGACGCCATCGCAAAGATCTGCGAGGCCTTTCCCGATGCCTATTGGCTGAAGAAAGACCACGACGGCGGATTCCCGCACGATTTTCACAAGGCGCTCGCGGATGCCGGCTGGCTCGGCATCTGCGTGCCGGAAGAATATGGCGGTTCAGGGCTCGGCATCACCGAAGCCGCGATCATGATGCGCACGATCGCGGAGTCCGGTGCCGGCATGTCCGGCGCCTCCGCAGTGCATATCAACGTGTTCGGTCTCAATCCCGTCGTCGTGTTCGGCACCGAGGAGCAGCGCAAACGCATGTTGCCACCAATGGTGGAAGGCCGCGAGAAAGCCTGCTTCGCCGTCACCGAGCCCAACACCGGCCTCAACACCACCCAGCTCAAGACCCGCGCGGTCGCCAAGAACGATCGCTACATCGTCAACGGCCAGAAGGTGTGGATCTCGACCGCGCAGGTCGCGCACAAGATCCTGCTGCTCGCGCGCACCACGCCGTTGGAGGATGTGCGCTCGCCCACCCATGGTCTCAGCCTGTTCTACACGGACTTCGACCGCAACAGGATCAAGGTCCACGAGATCGAGAAGATGGGCCGCAAGATCGTCGATTCCAACGAGCTGTTCTTCGAGGATTTCGAGATCCCGATGGAGGATCGCATCGGCGAAGAGGGCAAAGGTTTCCAGTACATCCTCGAGGGCATGAACCCCGAGCGCATCCTGATCGCAGCGGAAGCCGTCGGCCTCGGCAAGCTTGCGCTGTCGCGCGCGACGGAATACGCCAAGACGCGCGTCGTCTTCAATCGTCCGATCGGCAAGAACCAGGGCATTCAGCATCCGCTCGCGGTCAACTGGGTCGAGCTCGAGGCGGCCTGGCTGATGGTGATGCAGGCGGCCTGGCAATACGACAAGGGCTTGCCGTGCGGCGCCGGCGCAAATGCCGCCAAATATTTCGCAGGCGAAGCCGGATACCATGCCTGCGAGCAGGCGGTGATGACCCACGGCGGCTTCGGCTACGCCAAGGAGTTCCACGTCGAGCGTTATTTGCGCGAGGTGCTGATCCCGCGCATCGCGCCGGTCAGCCCGCAGCTTGCGCTCAGTTTTATTGCGGAAAAGGTGTTGGGCCTCGCGAAGTCATACTAG
- a CDS encoding acetyl-CoA hydrolase/transferase C-terminal domain-containing protein: MPEDTAPIDFSGLIREGDLVVCGQATAEPVTLTEALMAQAGELPAFRMMVGPIFSETFSAACAPNVSFQSYGVIGNARRLAKAGRLDVIPSSYSAFCSDFSARRHRADVVLVQLAESGGRLSASLSNDYVISAARGARLVIAEVNPDAPFTFGAEWPEDVPIHVRVVARRPPVELPSPPLDEVSRRIAAHAAGLIADGSTLQFGVGRIPDAILSSLSHVRNLGIHSGLINDAVVDLIERGAVTNAEKGIDAGITVTNQVIGTNRLYRFVHENTAVAVRPTSYTHGQGVLARINRLVAINSALQVGLDGSVNSETLNGVAIGAIGGQLDFVRGANASPGGRAIIALPATASDGTSRIVAHVETVTTPRADVDAIVTEWGIAELRGCGLAERARRMIAIAAPEHRDLLSEQLRGSAR, from the coding sequence ATGCCCGAGGACACGGCGCCGATCGACTTCTCCGGCCTGATCCGCGAGGGCGATCTCGTGGTGTGCGGGCAGGCGACGGCAGAGCCGGTCACCCTGACCGAAGCGCTGATGGCGCAGGCTGGAGAGCTGCCGGCATTCCGGATGATGGTCGGGCCGATCTTCTCGGAGACGTTCTCCGCGGCCTGCGCGCCCAACGTGTCATTCCAGAGCTATGGCGTGATCGGGAACGCGCGGCGGCTGGCCAAGGCTGGGCGGCTCGACGTGATCCCGAGCAGCTACAGCGCCTTCTGCTCCGATTTTTCTGCGCGCCGCCATCGGGCCGATGTCGTCCTGGTGCAGCTTGCGGAGTCCGGCGGACGGCTGAGCGCCAGCCTCTCCAACGACTATGTCATCAGCGCCGCGCGCGGTGCGCGCCTCGTCATCGCCGAGGTCAATCCGGATGCGCCGTTTACGTTTGGCGCGGAATGGCCTGAGGACGTGCCGATCCACGTGCGCGTCGTTGCTCGCCGTCCTCCTGTTGAGTTGCCGTCACCGCCTCTGGACGAGGTCTCCAGGCGTATCGCGGCACATGCCGCGGGCCTTATCGCCGACGGCAGCACGCTTCAATTCGGTGTCGGGCGGATTCCGGACGCGATCCTCTCCTCGCTATCGCATGTGCGCAATCTCGGCATCCACTCCGGCCTGATCAACGATGCCGTGGTCGACCTGATCGAGCGCGGCGCGGTCACCAATGCGGAGAAGGGGATCGATGCGGGGATCACGGTCACCAACCAGGTGATCGGAACAAATCGGCTCTATCGTTTCGTGCACGAGAACACGGCAGTCGCAGTGCGGCCGACGTCCTACACGCACGGCCAGGGCGTGCTGGCGCGGATCAACCGGCTGGTCGCGATCAACTCGGCGCTTCAGGTCGGGCTCGACGGCAGTGTGAACTCCGAGACGCTGAACGGCGTCGCGATCGGGGCGATCGGTGGGCAACTCGATTTCGTCCGTGGGGCCAATGCGTCTCCCGGCGGACGGGCGATCATCGCGCTGCCGGCGACGGCATCGGACGGTACCAGCCGGATCGTCGCCCATGTCGAGACCGTGACGACGCCCCGCGCCGATGTCGACGCCATTGTCACGGAATGGGGGATCGCCGAGTTACGCGGCTGCGGTCTTGCCGAGCGCGCGCGGCGCATGATCGCGATCGCGGCACCGGAGCATCGCGATCTGTTGTCGGAGCAGCTCCGCGGCTCCGCGCGCTAG
- a CDS encoding flagellin — translation MPAISTNTAANSAVRYLNINSAQESSALAKLSSGSRITSASDDAAGLAISTRISSDVTTLQQAATNASQATAILQTADGGASNISDILARMKSLASESASGTTTDSSRAYINSEFTQLTSEIDSIASGTRYSSQSLLDGSSVFSSGVSVLVGSSGSDTITITLTSLTSSSLGVTSLDVSSLSDAASALDTLDTAIDTVSAARASIGAQESRFNFSSDSISTQTQNLQSANSAIKDVDIAAEQATLSSAEVKTQAAVSAESAANQMPQYLLKLLG, via the coding sequence ATGCCTGCAATTTCCACCAATACCGCGGCGAACTCTGCGGTCCGCTACCTCAACATCAATTCCGCGCAGGAGAGCAGCGCGCTTGCCAAGCTGTCGAGCGGCTCGCGCATCACCTCGGCCTCCGACGACGCCGCCGGCCTCGCGATCTCGACCCGCATCTCGTCGGACGTCACCACGCTGCAGCAGGCCGCGACCAACGCCTCGCAGGCGACCGCGATCCTCCAGACTGCTGACGGCGGCGCCTCCAACATCTCGGACATCCTGGCGCGCATGAAGTCGCTGGCCTCCGAATCGGCCTCGGGCACCACGACCGACTCCAGCCGCGCCTACATCAACTCGGAATTCACGCAGCTCACGAGCGAAATCGATTCGATCGCCAGCGGCACGCGCTATTCCAGCCAGAGCCTTCTGGACGGCTCGAGCGTGTTCTCCTCGGGCGTCTCCGTGCTGGTCGGCTCGTCCGGCTCCGACACCATCACCATCACGCTCACGAGCCTGACGTCGTCCTCACTCGGCGTAACTTCGCTCGACGTCAGCTCGCTGTCGGATGCGGCCTCGGCGCTCGACACGCTCGATACTGCGATCGACACGGTCTCGGCCGCCCGCGCCAGCATCGGTGCGCAGGAATCGCGGTTCAACTTCTCGTCGGACTCGATCTCGACCCAGACCCAGAACCTGCAGTCGGCGAACTCGGCGATCAAGGACGTCGATATCGCGGCCGAGCAGGCCACGTTGTCCTCGGCCGAGGTGAAGACCCAGGCCGCGGTGTCGGCGGAATCCGCGGCAAACCAGATGCCGCAGTACCTGCTCAAGCTGCTCGGCTAA
- a CDS encoding RNA polymerase sigma factor, which translates to MSYAADVWAPAEAEITTTLPAEEIVPMMPSVPLAPDSAPVADEIVFDEDSELLDKLATGDEAAFRMLVERHIDRAYAIALRIVGNAADAEDVVQDTMLKIWSHRGRWQHGRAKFSTWLYRVISNRCIDLRRKPRNENVETVPEVADGQPGAVEIIERNELNGMLELAMQRLPEQQRIAVIFSYHENMSNGEIAQVMDTTVAAVESLLKRGRQQLRQLLRKHERDIRTAFTDC; encoded by the coding sequence ATGAGTTACGCTGCTGATGTCTGGGCTCCCGCCGAGGCCGAGATTACGACGACGCTGCCGGCTGAAGAGATCGTGCCCATGATGCCGTCGGTGCCGCTGGCGCCGGACAGCGCGCCGGTCGCCGACGAAATCGTCTTCGACGAGGACAGCGAACTTCTCGACAAGCTTGCCACTGGCGACGAAGCCGCGTTCCGCATGTTGGTCGAGCGTCACATCGATCGCGCCTATGCGATCGCGCTGCGCATCGTCGGCAACGCCGCGGATGCCGAAGACGTGGTGCAGGACACCATGCTCAAGATCTGGAGCCATCGCGGTCGCTGGCAGCACGGCCGCGCCAAGTTCTCGACCTGGCTCTACCGCGTCATCTCCAACCGCTGCATCGATCTGCGCCGCAAGCCGCGCAACGAGAACGTCGAGACCGTGCCGGAAGTCGCCGACGGCCAGCCCGGCGCCGTCGAGATCATCGAGCGCAACGAGCTGAACGGCATGCTGGAGCTCGCGATGCAACGTCTGCCCGAGCAGCAGCGCATTGCCGTGATTTTCTCGTACCACGAGAACATGAGCAACGGCGAGATCGCCCAGGTGATGGACACCACGGTGGCGGCGGTGGAGTCCCTGCTCAAGCGCGGACGCCAGCAGCTGCGTCAGTTGCTGCGCAAGCACGAACGCGACATCCGCACCGCGTTTACCGATTGCTAA
- a CDS encoding TRAP transporter large permease: MTPLIVLALLFGLLALGTPVGFAMAFSGSVGLVMVGGFPTLFGILETAPLSTVSSYELITIPMFLLMADLVLLSGVADDLFKTASAWVGRVPGGLGMATALAGAGFGAICGTSTASAATLSSTSLPAMIRQGYEPKMAAGVVAISGTLSMLLPTSVALVIFGLLAEVNIGKLLISGIIPAILVTITIMATIYFLVWQDPSRAPAAKSVPWREKFALLWQVSPMVVLFSIVTGTIYLGVATPTEASAFGAFGAFLLAIVKGKITPTSLYKTLLRACHGTCMIIMILVGASIFGYFFTLTHVTQDLVAWIGSLPTSRWVIITLILCGYIVLGSFMDQIAILVLTVPIVLPLIKTLGFDPIWFGVIKIVTAEVGMITPPVGLNCFIVARYAKRPVAEVFHGTFPHFIAHLIAIAILVAFPSIILWLPSQMGR, encoded by the coding sequence ATGACACCTCTCATCGTTCTCGCTTTGCTGTTCGGCCTGCTCGCGCTCGGCACGCCCGTCGGTTTCGCCATGGCCTTTTCCGGTTCGGTCGGCCTCGTGATGGTCGGCGGCTTTCCGACCTTGTTCGGCATCCTGGAGACCGCGCCGCTCTCGACCGTGTCCTCCTACGAGCTGATCACCATTCCGATGTTCCTGTTGATGGCGGATCTCGTGCTGTTGTCCGGCGTCGCGGACGATCTGTTCAAGACAGCCTCGGCCTGGGTCGGCCGTGTTCCCGGTGGGCTCGGCATGGCGACCGCGCTGGCCGGCGCAGGCTTCGGTGCGATCTGCGGCACTTCGACGGCGTCCGCTGCGACGCTGTCCTCGACCAGCCTGCCGGCGATGATCCGCCAGGGCTATGAGCCGAAGATGGCCGCGGGCGTGGTCGCGATCTCGGGCACGCTGTCGATGCTGCTGCCCACCAGCGTTGCGCTCGTCATCTTCGGCCTGCTGGCCGAAGTGAATATCGGCAAGCTGCTGATCTCCGGCATCATCCCAGCGATCCTCGTCACCATCACCATTATGGCCACGATCTATTTCCTGGTCTGGCAGGATCCCTCGCGGGCGCCGGCTGCAAAGTCAGTGCCGTGGCGGGAAAAGTTTGCGCTGCTGTGGCAGGTCTCGCCGATGGTGGTGCTGTTCTCGATCGTCACAGGCACGATCTATCTCGGTGTCGCGACGCCGACGGAGGCCTCGGCCTTCGGCGCGTTCGGTGCCTTCCTGCTCGCGATCGTCAAGGGCAAGATCACCCCGACCTCGCTCTACAAGACCCTGCTGCGCGCCTGCCACGGCACCTGCATGATCATCATGATCCTCGTTGGTGCCTCGATCTTCGGCTACTTCTTCACGCTCACCCATGTGACCCAGGATCTCGTCGCCTGGATCGGCAGCTTGCCGACCTCGCGCTGGGTGATCATCACGCTGATCCTGTGCGGCTATATCGTGCTCGGCTCGTTCATGGACCAGATCGCGATCCTGGTGCTGACCGTGCCGATCGTGTTGCCGCTGATCAAGACGCTCGGCTTCGATCCGATCTGGTTCGGCGTCATCAAGATCGTCACCGCCGAGGTCGGCATGATCACGCCGCCGGTCGGGCTGAACTGCTTCATCGTCGCCCGCTACGCCAAACGGCCGGTGGCGGAGGTGTTTCACGGCACCTTCCCGCACTTCATCGCCCACCTGATCGCGATCGCGATTTTGGTGGCGTTCCCGTCTATCATTCTCTGGCTGCCCTCGCAGATGGGGCGCTAG